In Chitinophagaceae bacterium, the genomic window TAGGAACCGGTGAACACAAAGCAATATCGCAGTTCGACTCCGCTCACTGTGACATTGCTTTTGCTTAACTGATCCACCTATTAAATTTTACAGTGACGATCAATATTCTACCGTGAGGGAAGAAGAAAAAAATGTCATGCTGAGCGGAGTCGAAGCATGATATTTTTTTAGGAACTGGTGAACACAAAGCAATATCGCAGTTCGACTCCGCTCACTGTGACATTGCTTTTGTCAGCACCTTGCCATAGTTTTTCCATTGATAAACATACTCAGTCTAAAAATTCAAAACTATCATCAACAATTATATTAACTTGTTTTTCAAATGTATTCAAGGCGTGGAAAAATATCTTTACGTATATATATTAAAATGCAGTGACGGCTCTTATTACACTGGTGTAACCAATAACTGCGAACGTCGCTTTGAAGAACACCAGCAAGGCGAGAATGCTAAATGCTACACCTTTAGCAGGAGACCTGTTGAATTAGCTTATATGGAGGCATTTCAAAACTATATCCAGGCTATCACCTGGGAAAAGCAAATCAAAGGTTGGACAAGAGCAAAGAAGGAAGCACTCATCCAAAATAATTGGAGAAAGTTAAAGGAACTGCCTCAATGCAAAAATGATTCGCATTCCAAAAAATATCTAAAGCAGGATGCTAGCATGGAGGATTTATAGCAAGCAATAATTGAGAATTGAATATTTATTAAACAAAACAATGTCACACTGAGCGTAGTCGAAGTGCGACATTGTTTTGTTGGCGACCTCCTCAAAAAAAATTGTCACCGTTCGACTCCGCTCACGATGACAATTTTTTTTACCTCGTAGCTGTGATCTGATCATGGGGTACTTTCCCCCGTTAAACTGGATTTGGAATCATTAGCGCTCGCAACATTCAGCTAATAAATTTATTGTGATGATTGATATGCCACCAATTGATTAAAGCACATTCTCCTCATTCTTAATTCCTAATTCCAATTCTCTCCTCCCTTTTACCTAATTTTCCACCCTCAATAAATCATGTCAGCATGCGCCACCGGATTTTAATTGTTATGTTCATTTTTATCTGCGCTGTTGCAAATGCACAATTCAAGATCGATCAATCAATACAGGTAAAGAATTTGGACGGCACAGGCATGAAACTTCCCTGGGTAGGAGGGTTGAACCAAGCACAGTTCTCCGCTGTAGATATAAATAATGATGGTACCGA contains:
- a CDS encoding GIY-YIG nuclease family protein, encoding MEKYLYVYILKCSDGSYYTGVTNNCERRFEEHQQGENAKCYTFSRRPVELAYMEAFQNYIQAITWEKQIKGWTRAKKEALIQNNWRKLKELPQCKNDSHSKKYLKQDASMEDL